In Brachypodium distachyon strain Bd21 chromosome 2, Brachypodium_distachyon_v3.0, whole genome shotgun sequence, one genomic interval encodes:
- the LOC100824787 gene encoding potassium channel KAT2 isoform X4 — protein MENVSNIFHNDLLPSLGARANQSIKLRKFIISPYDSRYRTWETFLLVLVVYSAWNYPFELAFLRHMSWKLFLVENIVNSFFAIDIVLTFFLAYLDRKSYLLVDNPKQIAARYLSSWFIFDVCSTIPYQPFGLLFNKHGNGLTYRILNMLRLWRLRRLSALFARLEKDIRLNYYWIRCTKLISVTLFAAHCSGCFIYLIADRYPDPTRTWIGAAIPNYRSESLWVRYITAIYWSITTLTTTGYGDLHAENPREMSFSICFMLFNLGLTAYLIGNMTNLVVQGSCRTRNFVNAMEAEYYPPRETVILQNETPTDVYILVSGAVEERIMIDGTEKVQEILSGADIFGEIGVLCNIPQPSTFRTSRVSQLLRLNTTVLKNIIQENKHDKEIIINNLYQKMNTDQRLSTEIADICQGMLNQHSGKYNRRSAFNQVNENNESKARETVTLCCSGEHHNEHNGSDRHGDICKTVSRNIYWPDKGEGMEDHIFTNCVMDKGKANAHQQILNGNNTTGDIEAHDRFKNTWHDTKTRQSRIPCEMLTCSVAEELQEITDIHTEGGICSHDYDGSVVSERKRVIIHIHTQQNQSSGGPCAKVINLPGSLDQLFSIARQKFAGYYPTKLLSRDLAEIDDITVIRDGDHLFLMEI, from the exons ATGGAAAATGTTAGCAATATCTTCCACAATGACCTACTCCCATCTCTAGGAGCAAGAGCAAACCAGTCTATCAAGTTGAGGAAATTCATCATTTCTCCTTATGATTCCCGTTACAG GACCTGGGAGACGTTCTtgcttgtgcttgttgttTATTCAGCATGGAACTACCCATTTGAACTAGCATTTCTGAGGCATATGTCATGGAAACTTTTCCTGGTTGAGAACATTGTCAACAGTTTCTTTGCAATTGATATTGTTCTCACCTTTTTTCTAGCCTATCTTGATCGCAAGTCTTATCTTCTAGTGGATAATCCAAAACAGATAGCAGCTAG ATATCTCTCTTCATGGTTCATTTTTGACGTTTGCTCAACTATTCCATATCAACCATTTGGGCTACTATTTAACAAGCATGGAAATGGCCTTACTTATAGGATACTTAACATGCTTCGATTATGGCGTCTTCGGCGCCTCAGTGCTTTATTTGCCAG GCTTGAAAAGGATATCCGATTAAACTACTACTGGATAAGGTGCACCAAACTAATTTCT GTTACTCTTTTTGCAGCACATTGTTCAGGATGTTTCATTTACTTAATAGCTGATAGATACCCTGATCCAACAAGAACCTGGATAGGAGCAGCAATACCAAACTACAGATCAGAGAGTCTATGGGTTAGATATATTACAGCAATTTATTGGTCCATTACAACACTCACGACAACTGGTTATGGGGATTTACACGCAGAAAATCCAAGAGAAATGTCATTTAGCATATGCTTCATGCTATTTAACCTGGGATTGACGGCATACCTCATTGGAAACATGACAAATCTGGTTGTCCAGGGAAGTTGCCGTACCAGGAATTTT GTTAACGCAATGGAAGCAGAGTACTACCCACCAAGAGAAACGGTCATACTCCAAAATGAAACACCGACAGATGTTTACATATTAGTCTCAGGAGCAGTG GAAGAACGGATAATGATTGATGGGACAGAAAAG GTTCAGGAAATACTATCTGGTGCTGACATATTTGGTGAAATAGGAGTTCTCTGCAACATTCCCCAGCCATCCACTTTCCGCACTTCCAGAGTTTCCCAACTACTAAGGCTGAACACAACAGTGCTCAAAAACATAATTCAGgaaaacaaacatgacaaagaAATCATAATAAACAATCTTTATCAG AAAATGAACACAGATCAAAGGCTCTCTACTGAGATAGCGGACATATGTCAAGGGATGCTCAATCAACACTCTGGAAAGTACAACAGACGTTCTGCATTCAATCAAGTCAATGAAAACAATGAATCAAAAGCAAGAGAAACAGTAACATTATGTTGCAGTGGAGAACACCATAATGAACACAATGGATCAGATAGACATGGAGACATTTGCAAGACTGTCAGTAGAAACATTTATTGGCCTGATAAAGGTGAAGGCATGGAAGATCATATATTTACAAATTGTGTTATGGACAAAGGAAAGGCCAATGCACATCAACAAATATTAAACGGCAACAACACAACAGGAGATATAGAGGCCCATGACAGGTTTAAAAACACATGGCATGACACAAAAACAAGACAGTCAAGGATCCCATGTGAAATGCTTACATGCTCAGTTGCTGAAGAACTCCAGGAGATCACAGATATACACACAGAAGGTGGAATTTGCTCACATGATTATGATGGTTCTGTGGtgtcagaaagaaaaagagtgaTAATTCATATCCATACCCAACAGAACCAAAGTTCAGGGGGTCCATGTGCAAAAGTTATAAATTTACCAGGATCTCTTGATCAACTTTTCAGCATAGCTC GTCAGAAGTTTGCCGGTTATTATCCTACGAAACTGTTAAGTCGAGATCTTGCTGAAATCGATGATATTACAGTAATTCGAGATGGCGACCATTTGTTTCTTATGGAGATTTGA
- the LOC100824787 gene encoding potassium channel KAT2 isoform X1 — MENVSNIFHNDLLPSLGARANQSIKLRKFIISPYDSRYRTWETFLLVLVVYSAWNYPFELAFLRHMSWKLFLVENIVNSFFAIDIVLTFFLAYLDRKSYLLVDNPKQIAARYLSSWFIFDVCSTIPYQPFGLLFNKHGNGLTYRILNMLRLWRLRRLSALFARLEKDIRLNYYWIRCTKLISVTLFAAHCSGCFIYLIADRYPDPTRTWIGAAIPNYRSESLWVRYITAIYWSITTLTTTGYGDLHAENPREMSFSICFMLFNLGLTAYLIGNMTNLVVQGSCRTRNFRDTIHAASQFAARNQLPAQIRDEMLAHICLRYKTEELKQKETLDSLPKAIRSSIACHLFLPVLEKIHLFHGVSFTCMLQLVNAMEAEYYPPRETVILQNETPTDVYILVSGAVEERIMIDGTEKVQEILSGADIFGEIGVLCNIPQPSTFRTSRVSQLLRLNTTVLKNIIQENKHDKEIIINNLYQKMNTDQRLSTEIADICQGMLNQHSGKYNRRSAFNQVNENNESKARETVTLCCSGEHHNEHNGSDRHGDICKTVSRNIYWPDKGEGMEDHIFTNCVMDKGKANAHQQILNGNNTTGDIEAHDRFKNTWHDTKTRQSRIPCEMLTCSVAEELQEITDIHTEGGICSHDYDGSVVSERKRVIIHIHTQQNQSSGGPCAKVINLPGSLDQLFSIARQKFAGYYPTKLLSRDLAEIDDITVIRDGDHLFLMEI, encoded by the exons ATGGAAAATGTTAGCAATATCTTCCACAATGACCTACTCCCATCTCTAGGAGCAAGAGCAAACCAGTCTATCAAGTTGAGGAAATTCATCATTTCTCCTTATGATTCCCGTTACAG GACCTGGGAGACGTTCTtgcttgtgcttgttgttTATTCAGCATGGAACTACCCATTTGAACTAGCATTTCTGAGGCATATGTCATGGAAACTTTTCCTGGTTGAGAACATTGTCAACAGTTTCTTTGCAATTGATATTGTTCTCACCTTTTTTCTAGCCTATCTTGATCGCAAGTCTTATCTTCTAGTGGATAATCCAAAACAGATAGCAGCTAG ATATCTCTCTTCATGGTTCATTTTTGACGTTTGCTCAACTATTCCATATCAACCATTTGGGCTACTATTTAACAAGCATGGAAATGGCCTTACTTATAGGATACTTAACATGCTTCGATTATGGCGTCTTCGGCGCCTCAGTGCTTTATTTGCCAG GCTTGAAAAGGATATCCGATTAAACTACTACTGGATAAGGTGCACCAAACTAATTTCT GTTACTCTTTTTGCAGCACATTGTTCAGGATGTTTCATTTACTTAATAGCTGATAGATACCCTGATCCAACAAGAACCTGGATAGGAGCAGCAATACCAAACTACAGATCAGAGAGTCTATGGGTTAGATATATTACAGCAATTTATTGGTCCATTACAACACTCACGACAACTGGTTATGGGGATTTACACGCAGAAAATCCAAGAGAAATGTCATTTAGCATATGCTTCATGCTATTTAACCTGGGATTGACGGCATACCTCATTGGAAACATGACAAATCTGGTTGTCCAGGGAAGTTGCCGTACCAGGAATTTT AGGGATACCATCCATGCAGCCTCTCAGTTTGCTGCAAGAAATCAGTTACCAGCACAAATTAGGGATGAAATGCTAGCTCATATCTGCCTAAGGTATAAGACAGAGGAGCTGAAACAGAAAGAAACATTGGATAGTCTTCCCAAGGCAATCCGTTCAAGCATAGCATGCCACTTATTCCTCCCTGTCCTAGAAAAGATACATCTTTTCCATGGTGTTTCCTTCACTTGCATGCTCCAATTG GTTAACGCAATGGAAGCAGAGTACTACCCACCAAGAGAAACGGTCATACTCCAAAATGAAACACCGACAGATGTTTACATATTAGTCTCAGGAGCAGTG GAAGAACGGATAATGATTGATGGGACAGAAAAG GTTCAGGAAATACTATCTGGTGCTGACATATTTGGTGAAATAGGAGTTCTCTGCAACATTCCCCAGCCATCCACTTTCCGCACTTCCAGAGTTTCCCAACTACTAAGGCTGAACACAACAGTGCTCAAAAACATAATTCAGgaaaacaaacatgacaaagaAATCATAATAAACAATCTTTATCAG AAAATGAACACAGATCAAAGGCTCTCTACTGAGATAGCGGACATATGTCAAGGGATGCTCAATCAACACTCTGGAAAGTACAACAGACGTTCTGCATTCAATCAAGTCAATGAAAACAATGAATCAAAAGCAAGAGAAACAGTAACATTATGTTGCAGTGGAGAACACCATAATGAACACAATGGATCAGATAGACATGGAGACATTTGCAAGACTGTCAGTAGAAACATTTATTGGCCTGATAAAGGTGAAGGCATGGAAGATCATATATTTACAAATTGTGTTATGGACAAAGGAAAGGCCAATGCACATCAACAAATATTAAACGGCAACAACACAACAGGAGATATAGAGGCCCATGACAGGTTTAAAAACACATGGCATGACACAAAAACAAGACAGTCAAGGATCCCATGTGAAATGCTTACATGCTCAGTTGCTGAAGAACTCCAGGAGATCACAGATATACACACAGAAGGTGGAATTTGCTCACATGATTATGATGGTTCTGTGGtgtcagaaagaaaaagagtgaTAATTCATATCCATACCCAACAGAACCAAAGTTCAGGGGGTCCATGTGCAAAAGTTATAAATTTACCAGGATCTCTTGATCAACTTTTCAGCATAGCTC GTCAGAAGTTTGCCGGTTATTATCCTACGAAACTGTTAAGTCGAGATCTTGCTGAAATCGATGATATTACAGTAATTCGAGATGGCGACCATTTGTTTCTTATGGAGATTTGA
- the LOC100824787 gene encoding potassium channel KAT2 isoform X2 produces the protein MENVSNIFHNDLLPSLGARANQSIKLRKFIISPYDSRYRTWETFLLVLVVYSAWNYPFELAFLRHMSWKLFLVENIVNSFFAIDIVLTFFLAYLDRKSYLLVDNPKQIAARYLSSWFIFDVCSTIPYQPFGLLFNKHGNGLTYRILNMLRLWRLRRLSALFARLEKDIRLNYYWIRCTKLISVTLFAAHCSGCFIYLIADRYPDPTRTWIGAAIPNYRSESLWVRYITAIYWSITTLTTTGYGDLHAENPREMSFSICFMLFNLGLTAYLIGNMTNLVVQGSCRTRNFRDTIHAASQFAARNQLPAQIRDEMLAHICLRYKTEELKQKETLDSLPKAIRSSIACHLFLPVLEKIHLFHGVSFTCMLQLVNAMEAEYYPPRETVILQNETPTDVYILVSGAVEERIMIDGTEKVQEILSGADIFGEIGVLCNIPQPSTFRTSRVSQLLRLNTTVLKNIIQENKHDKEIIINNLYQKMNTDQRLSTEIADICQGMLNQHSGKYNRRSAFNQVNENNESKARETVTLCCSGEHHNEHNGSDRHGDICKTVSRNIYWPDKGEGMEDHIFTNCVMDKGKANAHQQILNGNNTTGDIEAHDRFKNTWHDTKTRQSRIPCEMLTCSVAEELQEITDIHTEGGICSHDYDGSVVSERKRVIIHIHTQQNQSSGGPCAKVINLPGSLDQLFSIAQVCRLLSYETVKSRSC, from the exons ATGGAAAATGTTAGCAATATCTTCCACAATGACCTACTCCCATCTCTAGGAGCAAGAGCAAACCAGTCTATCAAGTTGAGGAAATTCATCATTTCTCCTTATGATTCCCGTTACAG GACCTGGGAGACGTTCTtgcttgtgcttgttgttTATTCAGCATGGAACTACCCATTTGAACTAGCATTTCTGAGGCATATGTCATGGAAACTTTTCCTGGTTGAGAACATTGTCAACAGTTTCTTTGCAATTGATATTGTTCTCACCTTTTTTCTAGCCTATCTTGATCGCAAGTCTTATCTTCTAGTGGATAATCCAAAACAGATAGCAGCTAG ATATCTCTCTTCATGGTTCATTTTTGACGTTTGCTCAACTATTCCATATCAACCATTTGGGCTACTATTTAACAAGCATGGAAATGGCCTTACTTATAGGATACTTAACATGCTTCGATTATGGCGTCTTCGGCGCCTCAGTGCTTTATTTGCCAG GCTTGAAAAGGATATCCGATTAAACTACTACTGGATAAGGTGCACCAAACTAATTTCT GTTACTCTTTTTGCAGCACATTGTTCAGGATGTTTCATTTACTTAATAGCTGATAGATACCCTGATCCAACAAGAACCTGGATAGGAGCAGCAATACCAAACTACAGATCAGAGAGTCTATGGGTTAGATATATTACAGCAATTTATTGGTCCATTACAACACTCACGACAACTGGTTATGGGGATTTACACGCAGAAAATCCAAGAGAAATGTCATTTAGCATATGCTTCATGCTATTTAACCTGGGATTGACGGCATACCTCATTGGAAACATGACAAATCTGGTTGTCCAGGGAAGTTGCCGTACCAGGAATTTT AGGGATACCATCCATGCAGCCTCTCAGTTTGCTGCAAGAAATCAGTTACCAGCACAAATTAGGGATGAAATGCTAGCTCATATCTGCCTAAGGTATAAGACAGAGGAGCTGAAACAGAAAGAAACATTGGATAGTCTTCCCAAGGCAATCCGTTCAAGCATAGCATGCCACTTATTCCTCCCTGTCCTAGAAAAGATACATCTTTTCCATGGTGTTTCCTTCACTTGCATGCTCCAATTG GTTAACGCAATGGAAGCAGAGTACTACCCACCAAGAGAAACGGTCATACTCCAAAATGAAACACCGACAGATGTTTACATATTAGTCTCAGGAGCAGTG GAAGAACGGATAATGATTGATGGGACAGAAAAG GTTCAGGAAATACTATCTGGTGCTGACATATTTGGTGAAATAGGAGTTCTCTGCAACATTCCCCAGCCATCCACTTTCCGCACTTCCAGAGTTTCCCAACTACTAAGGCTGAACACAACAGTGCTCAAAAACATAATTCAGgaaaacaaacatgacaaagaAATCATAATAAACAATCTTTATCAG AAAATGAACACAGATCAAAGGCTCTCTACTGAGATAGCGGACATATGTCAAGGGATGCTCAATCAACACTCTGGAAAGTACAACAGACGTTCTGCATTCAATCAAGTCAATGAAAACAATGAATCAAAAGCAAGAGAAACAGTAACATTATGTTGCAGTGGAGAACACCATAATGAACACAATGGATCAGATAGACATGGAGACATTTGCAAGACTGTCAGTAGAAACATTTATTGGCCTGATAAAGGTGAAGGCATGGAAGATCATATATTTACAAATTGTGTTATGGACAAAGGAAAGGCCAATGCACATCAACAAATATTAAACGGCAACAACACAACAGGAGATATAGAGGCCCATGACAGGTTTAAAAACACATGGCATGACACAAAAACAAGACAGTCAAGGATCCCATGTGAAATGCTTACATGCTCAGTTGCTGAAGAACTCCAGGAGATCACAGATATACACACAGAAGGTGGAATTTGCTCACATGATTATGATGGTTCTGTGGtgtcagaaagaaaaagagtgaTAATTCATATCCATACCCAACAGAACCAAAGTTCAGGGGGTCCATGTGCAAAAGTTATAAATTTACCAGGATCTCTTGATCAACTTTTCAGCATAGCTC AAGTTTGCCGGTTATTATCCTACGAAACTGTTAAGTCGAGATCTTGCTGA
- the LOC100824787 gene encoding potassium channel KAT2 isoform X3, whose amino-acid sequence MENVSNIFHNDLLPSLGARANQSIKLRKFIISPYDSRYRTWETFLLVLVVYSAWNYPFELAFLRHMSWKLFLVENIVNSFFAIDIVLTFFLAYLDRKSYLLVDNPKQIAARYLSSWFIFDVCSTIPYQPFGLLFNKHGNGLTYRILNMLRLWRLRRLSALFARLEKDIRLNYYWIRCTKLISVTLFAAHCSGCFIYLIADRYPDPTRTWIGAAIPNYRSESLWVRYITAIYWSITTLTTTGYGDLHAENPREMSFSICFMLFNLGLTAYLIGNMTNLVVQGSCRTRNFRDTIHAASQFAARNQLPAQIRDEMLAHICLRYKTEELKQKETLDSLPKAIRSSIACHLFLPVLEKIHLFHGVSFTCMLQLVNAMEAEYYPPRETVILQNETPTDVYILVSGAVEERIMIDGTEKVQEILSGADIFGEIGVLCNIPQPSTFRTSRVSQLLRLNTTVLKNIIQENKHDKEIIINNLYQKMNTDQRLSTEIADICQGMLNQHSGKYNRRSAFNQVNENNESKARETVTLCCSGEHHNEHNGSDRHGDICKTVSRNIYWPDKGEGMEDHIFTNCVMDKGKANAHQQILNGNNTTGDIEAHDRFKNTWHDTKTRQSRIPCEMLTCSVAEELQEITDIHTEGGICSHDYDGYSIRPETPLPGSS is encoded by the exons ATGGAAAATGTTAGCAATATCTTCCACAATGACCTACTCCCATCTCTAGGAGCAAGAGCAAACCAGTCTATCAAGTTGAGGAAATTCATCATTTCTCCTTATGATTCCCGTTACAG GACCTGGGAGACGTTCTtgcttgtgcttgttgttTATTCAGCATGGAACTACCCATTTGAACTAGCATTTCTGAGGCATATGTCATGGAAACTTTTCCTGGTTGAGAACATTGTCAACAGTTTCTTTGCAATTGATATTGTTCTCACCTTTTTTCTAGCCTATCTTGATCGCAAGTCTTATCTTCTAGTGGATAATCCAAAACAGATAGCAGCTAG ATATCTCTCTTCATGGTTCATTTTTGACGTTTGCTCAACTATTCCATATCAACCATTTGGGCTACTATTTAACAAGCATGGAAATGGCCTTACTTATAGGATACTTAACATGCTTCGATTATGGCGTCTTCGGCGCCTCAGTGCTTTATTTGCCAG GCTTGAAAAGGATATCCGATTAAACTACTACTGGATAAGGTGCACCAAACTAATTTCT GTTACTCTTTTTGCAGCACATTGTTCAGGATGTTTCATTTACTTAATAGCTGATAGATACCCTGATCCAACAAGAACCTGGATAGGAGCAGCAATACCAAACTACAGATCAGAGAGTCTATGGGTTAGATATATTACAGCAATTTATTGGTCCATTACAACACTCACGACAACTGGTTATGGGGATTTACACGCAGAAAATCCAAGAGAAATGTCATTTAGCATATGCTTCATGCTATTTAACCTGGGATTGACGGCATACCTCATTGGAAACATGACAAATCTGGTTGTCCAGGGAAGTTGCCGTACCAGGAATTTT AGGGATACCATCCATGCAGCCTCTCAGTTTGCTGCAAGAAATCAGTTACCAGCACAAATTAGGGATGAAATGCTAGCTCATATCTGCCTAAGGTATAAGACAGAGGAGCTGAAACAGAAAGAAACATTGGATAGTCTTCCCAAGGCAATCCGTTCAAGCATAGCATGCCACTTATTCCTCCCTGTCCTAGAAAAGATACATCTTTTCCATGGTGTTTCCTTCACTTGCATGCTCCAATTG GTTAACGCAATGGAAGCAGAGTACTACCCACCAAGAGAAACGGTCATACTCCAAAATGAAACACCGACAGATGTTTACATATTAGTCTCAGGAGCAGTG GAAGAACGGATAATGATTGATGGGACAGAAAAG GTTCAGGAAATACTATCTGGTGCTGACATATTTGGTGAAATAGGAGTTCTCTGCAACATTCCCCAGCCATCCACTTTCCGCACTTCCAGAGTTTCCCAACTACTAAGGCTGAACACAACAGTGCTCAAAAACATAATTCAGgaaaacaaacatgacaaagaAATCATAATAAACAATCTTTATCAG AAAATGAACACAGATCAAAGGCTCTCTACTGAGATAGCGGACATATGTCAAGGGATGCTCAATCAACACTCTGGAAAGTACAACAGACGTTCTGCATTCAATCAAGTCAATGAAAACAATGAATCAAAAGCAAGAGAAACAGTAACATTATGTTGCAGTGGAGAACACCATAATGAACACAATGGATCAGATAGACATGGAGACATTTGCAAGACTGTCAGTAGAAACATTTATTGGCCTGATAAAGGTGAAGGCATGGAAGATCATATATTTACAAATTGTGTTATGGACAAAGGAAAGGCCAATGCACATCAACAAATATTAAACGGCAACAACACAACAGGAGATATAGAGGCCCATGACAGGTTTAAAAACACATGGCATGACACAAAAACAAGACAGTCAAGGATCCCATGTGAAATGCTTACATGCTCAGTTGCTGAAGAACTCCAGGAGATCACAGATATACACACAGAAGGTGGAATTTGCTCACATGATTATGATGGTT ACAGTATTCGTCCGGAAACACCACTTCCAGGCTCCAGCTGA